A window of Opisthocomus hoazin isolate bOpiHoa1 chromosome 11, bOpiHoa1.hap1, whole genome shotgun sequence genomic DNA:
GCAGAGGTGCGGCGCAACAACCGCCTGGGCTGGCTCTGGGCCGCCTCGGCCGCCCTCTACCCCAGCATCTACCTgccgcccgcgctgccgcccgcgCTGCGCCGCCGCTACGTGCACCACCGGCTGCGCGAGGCCCTGCGCGTGGCCGCCTTCGGGGCCGGCGGCCTCCTGCCCGTGGTCGCCTACTCCCGCCTGTCCTTCCGCCGGTCGCCCCGGTTCCTGGAGCTGGTgagcgccgcggggccggggcggccggcatgctgggggtcccgccgggTGCCGGGACGTGTCGTGTGGTCCCTGGCCCGGTCACGGCTCTCTGTCCTCGGCAGGCTGACCTGGTGCACACCATCGGGGAGAGCGCGGCGCTGGGCGCGGCCGGACTCGTGCTCTGGGGAGACATGTCGTACTCCCGCTCGGCTGTGAGTGCAGCGCCTCGCCGGAGCTGGCACAGGCATGGGACACACGGGATGGCCACGTCCCCCGTGCCCgccggggaggggcggccggAGGGACCCCAGCACCGGGGCAGGTCCTCACTGGTGCTTCTTCCTCAGGAGAGCTGCGCCAGCCTGCGCCACTACCTGGTGTCCACGCTGGGTCCCTACGTGGCCAACGTGACAGCGGCCGCCCGGGAGTGCAGCTACGGGCAGTGCCACGGGCACGGGCGCTGCGTGCGCCGGCAGCCCCACGACCTGGGCAGCCTCCTGCACCTCGGCCCCAGCCCGACAGCCTCTTTCCGTTGCCACTGCTACCGCGGCTGGGCTGGCGAGAGCTGCGCCCAGCGGGTCCAGCCTGACCCTGCCGCCTTCTGCCTGGCACCCACCCACGCCCACGGCCTCTACGGGCGCAGCGACCTCCCGGCGCCCGGCACCTGCCTGCCGCGGGGCACGTGGGGCTGGTGACCAGGGCCGGGGGCCACCACGGTCCCCTACCCCAGCAGCGCTGCTGCCTGGTGCTTCCTACGGTCTCATTAACTTAAATAAATCCTCCTGGCACAGCTGGCATGGTCCttgtgggcagagctggggggggggctctgtggTGCCCCCAGGATGGGCATGATTGCCATTGCTGCCAGGGGACAGCAGACCCCCGTTTGGCTCTGGATAGGGCCcacccgtgcctcagtttccccacacgGGCTGTGGCCTGATCCCACACCAAGCTGGCAGCCCCTTTACCCTGAGAGGGGGGCATGGggggctgccgtgggctgctCTCTTTTTGCCACGCTGGCACCATGCTGCCGGCCCCCCTCCCCACGGCTATTTTTATCCCCCCCCAACCGTGTTTCTCACTGTCCTATTTTAAGCAGCACAGTTGGCGCAAGGAGAGCCCAGTGCCCGGCTCCCGGGGGCCCCGCACTGCCTCGCTGCCCGCTCACGCCGCCCGGGCGCAGGGCACGGGGAGccatgcccagggaggctgcagaaggtaggctgggggctggcgggggccctGGCACCCCGGGGGGCACTGGGTGGcactgggctgggggctgggctggaggcagTGGCCACACGCTGCCCTCTGCCGCGGGTGCTGCGGGCAGAGATGCCCGAGTGGGGAAGAAGGGGGTCCTGGAGGGCTGCGGGCGTGGGGCAgcagggtttggggagggggcaggcagctggctggcacAGACCCTGGCACCAAACCTACACCCCCGGCCGCACTCCCCAGCCAGGGGGAACGGATGCCGGGGTGATGGGGGTACCTGCAGGCCAGCCCTCAGCCAAAGGCAGGGCCCGTGGAGAGTCTGGGGGGACCCTGCACACCAGCTgaggcccccccaccccgatgcCTGCCAAACCCGCCAATGGCACGCACCACCCTGATGCCACGCTGCCCTGCGACACGCCGCCGACTCCGGGACAGACTGGGAGCGGGCACAGTgccaccctgccctgctctgccacgGGCACGGTGCCcgggccctgcctgctgctcagaAACATGCAAACAtctagaaaaaaaccccttctgccCCAGCACGGGCATGGCCACTTCCCAAGAGGGTGCCGGAGCCATGCCTGCTCCCCGAAAGCCTCTTTGCTCCCGTGGGGGATGCGCCCACCTTGGTGGggggcaccaggaccccccaGCACAGCATGCACCCCACATCTCTGGCCGTGCACCCCTAAGCAGCACATGAGCACGGTGCCCGTGGGGAAAGCCGCGCCGGGCcgcaggctggggctggcactGCCCTGGCCTTTCCGCAGGgagccccagccagccccaccgTGCCCGGGCTACCCAGACTGGGGGGGTGGCACATTCCTGCCCCCGAGCCAGGGCCAGATTCCAGCCCCACTAACGAGGCTCTGGGATCGTGGCCACCGGGTGCCCGCTAACTGCTCCGATgacagcgctggggctgggggacacggccAGCGCTTGCCCGCCcgtggctgcagggctgtgccaaGGGAACGCCGGCGCTGGCTGCCCGCCCCAGCGCAGCACCAGGCTGGCGTCAAAGCTGGGGTCGCCTCCCGGAGGGGTCTGGTCTGGTCCCCGCAGGggtgcccggggcagggccaaGGCTCAccctctgcctctgctcccagcagacaGCATGGGAAGGGCCGAGGGTGCTGCGCCGGCAGAGCCTGGGGACCCCGACGGCAGCGAGCCCGGAGCCATCAGCCTGCGCCCCGTGGAGTCCATCAGCGACCTGCACTGGGCCTCGGGCGGGCACAAGGGCACCGAGGGTGAGAGCGGGATGTGGGGGGGGCCATGCCAGCCACCGCTGTGCCCACGGCTGGGCTCTGACCTCTTCTCTGCCCGCAGGCAACGGCCCGGCTCCCTCCAGCACCCTGCGCCGGCACCCGCCTCGCCccgtgccccccggccccccggtgCTCCTGCCCACACTGCGCCCCGTGCCCGCCGCTAGCCCCTGCCCCTGCCTCGGCCCCGGCCACCcgctgctcctggccctgctggggctgctggcgctggCGAGCCTGGTCCTGGCCACGCTGGCCATCTACCTGAGCGGTACGTGGCCCCGGgaagggcgggcggggggcggcggggggcccagGCCGCCCATCGCCAGCGTGTGCCCGTCCTCTCCCCGCAGTGCTGCAGAGCCAGTCGGTGCGGGCGCTGGCCCAGTGGCTGCGGAGCCAGGAGGACGCCGTGCGCCAGCTGCGGGCGACCAGCGGGCAGCTCTGGGCTCGCCTCAACGCCAGCGCCGAGCCCGCCGAGCAGCGCTGAGCTGCCACCGGCCCTGCCGAGCTGCTCCCGGACCCGCCGCGGGCACCGGGCCACCGAAGGGCAGGAAGGGGGAAAAGGCAGCTCTACCCCCCTCCTCGTCCCGCTCAGATCTGGCAGCATGGCCCCATGGGGcgcagggggtggcagggggcaAGGCTGGCCCCCACCCCCAGGCTGCGAGAGAAAGGGACGGGGCTGCAAGCACCAGCTCCTGCCCCGGCGACAGCCCTTCCACTTCACAAGGCAAAAGGCACCCTCCAATTAGCCTTTTAATTACCTCCTGTAATCAAAGTCTTAGAAAAATCACCACCACAGGCATATTCCCGGGGCGGCGGGCACTCCCAGCTGGAGCGGCCCCACGCCTGCCGGGGCAGCAGCCTGagccagcacagggctgtgccaCCCCCATAATTAATGTCCCACAAGAGCTCTATTTCACATAGAGCATTTGGCTGGAAAAGGGCTCAGAGcgggcagctggcagggctgggcagcgcctgccgccccgcgcccctcTGCCACCAGCCCTGGGAGGCAGAGGCCATGCCCAGCGAGGTGGGGAGAGCGGGGGGCTCCTGCCGCAGGCACGGACACCGGGGCCAGccgccccacagccctgcctggctctgccccaaCACCCAGCCCTTCCAGCTATGCCAGGCCACCCCCGcgggactggggaggggggacatGAGCCCTGCCTCCGaagggggctgcaggagccctgTGAGACCCCCTCCCACCACATGGCGCGGAGCCCCAGCCGCAGAGCGGGCACACAGCAGcacaccaccacctcccccccaCGCACCGCTCTTCTATTGCCCTTTTTCTTTTGGTTATGAAAATAAAAGAGGGGGCAGCCCCCGGCGGGGCAGCTCCAGGCATTAAATACTCTGCTGTACACGAATAAAAGCCCGAGGGCTGGGGGCACCGGCCCCTCGCAGTGCTGGGTCTGCAGTCCAGGTGGgccgggggctctgccccccccgcccGTCACAGCCCGTCCGCCCACTTGTCCCGCACCCGGCTCCGGGCTTTCGTGCGGGCTTTGAAGGCAGCTGAGTTGCAGaggtgctgggaggggagggagggagagtcGGGTTAGGGGTGCCCCTCTGCCCacctccccaccagcacccaccataCTTGGGCGCTCGGCTGGAGCCCACGGCAGCACGGGAGGGGACATGGGCACAAACCTGGGTGGGGGCTCTCACTTTCTCGAAGCGGGAGACCTTGCTGGCTTTCAGGGTGGCCGCATCCAGCACCAAGGGCAGCCCGAGGCCGAAGATCTCCCGTAGCAGCTCGTTGTTCTGCGGAAGCAGGGGCCTGTCAGCACCCGCCAGCACTGGCCCAGCACTCCCCGGCATGGCCACCCGGCCCCTACCCAGAGGTGGTGGCGGATGCCGGAGCCCAGCACCTCCTTAAAGGCTTGGTAGGTCCGC
This region includes:
- the LOC142362743 gene encoding hyaluronidase-3-like isoform X4, with translation MVLALWACLVLGTAGGESPAPEPLPGGQPFAVVWNIPAGRCQRRFGVGLPLSSYGIVENQDGRFTGQNITIFYKNKFGLYPYLSRQGVPRHGGIPQRVPLGAHLARAAGDIRRLLHPAFRGLAVVDWEEWRPLWAQNWGTKRIYRAASERWVWDRHGLLPARRRLRLAHQEFERAARALMEETLLLGQTLRPGGLWGFYRFPDCLNANWAKEANYTGQCRAAEVRRNNRLGWLWAASAALYPSIYLPPALPPALRRRYVHHRLREALRVAAFGAGGLLPVVAYSRLSFRRSPRFLELADLVHTIGESAALGAAGLVLWGDMSYSRSAVSAAPRRSWHRHGTHGMATSPVPAGEGRPEGPQHRGRSSLVLLPQESCASLRHYLVSTLGPYVANVTAAARECSYGQCHGHGRCVRRQPHDLGSLLHLGPSPTASFRCHCYRGWAGESCAQRVQPDPAAFCLAPTHAHGLYGRSDLPAPGTCLPRGTWGW
- the LSMEM2 gene encoding leucine-rich single-pass membrane protein 2 gives rise to the protein MPREAAEDSMGRAEGAAPAEPGDPDGSEPGAISLRPVESISDLHWASGGHKGTEGNGPAPSSTLRRHPPRPVPPGPPVLLPTLRPVPAASPCPCLGPGHPLLLALLGLLALASLVLATLAIYLSVLQSQSVRALAQWLRSQEDAVRQLRATSGQLWARLNASAEPAEQR